One Halichondria panicea chromosome 6, odHalPani1.1, whole genome shotgun sequence genomic window carries:
- the LOC135337093 gene encoding uncharacterized protein LOC135337093, protein MESSNEGYKFLVKNGTEIIDKIAKDPLTMAVALRAKGFVSDEVVSEVNELNETSKSKARRLYNEAKKEVHHYPYKYQVFMDILERHDLQVEITKKKKKLVDYCKGCLTIFGIILIGIVLMYFIAQKTKLVRYSETLPYPSNNFVGRENELQNLTEQLKFDDSTVRVLNIIGPPGFGKSTLAIHLGHRLIDQKVHVYYINMAEFLDRNVKVVLAEKILGSKKRLSFDKLLKWVREKNGEKFVFILDNCDEILNEQAKRFQQMIMKIIQASTTVKIITTSREFTLGLEYYSYQLRELSPDGAISLLDQKLSHLSLSLKEKERIAELTGNVPLALHIVASLLLQPHPPSPAKVIEELENDPLNVLSPQELPAEHQLNASISLSYKYLEKSHRRAAYFLSLFPGSFSKTSAIGVCLEYQKSKGIVSDCALLSDSILKNLVHLSLLEYNERSKRYLYHRLIKEYFVAKITENDNANISREFMVGFRYHFLKELHQHTIDFETKYINSLKFLDAERHNIHSLLRDITDPGKLPRRSLLLTIDSVTHALQVGYLNCRFTTKELRSVLRPTLDYLDTNVRLFLLRAGTKESRDLNDKPLLLKEFYQRTYIELLIMYSELIENKKTASAFMEKRKGMVELLTNDVGSYADKGFGINDPRLSPNALVLSVISRHRSFFRSLGDLYLALNEHSMVVQCHLRLVKGAEDCEEKHCLYNEIALMYWDARNYEDAAQFFELSLQHDLNSEISKADTLMKLIPSYKLLESNEWFWERKKEQGAIDRLLDVCKQIRNMEDDLAIVNHWDVIVRIITVLKEGGIDVEFIKDRMFSAMSAPKIQFQLQPKNALKLLNIAQKNDSRTVEWGLLLLKSLKNYNNFSTNEQHEVLDMRLKVSLALLSTNRTEGIEGIENIYRRIMESDDTQKESLKDLRRHTCSSLILASKSLGIINKYIYPCYKDSVLTLIEFVPKLYLYKFPTKFPKHLAYAIFVIPLDRHTFSYERQDVFKTAKRQQQTRSSDMISLEPNGIADILNIQIEWNFLYYHTWCNQLETIWKTLKSDILLIIINVASVLVRLWIFLTALFTYLGFALIYLSLYLDYFQIVLYTIILNDSTSRTCTLYFIIGYSNVLIFLSKLLSRCLQNSWGYFWIESYIRVSPYNLAQVHPFRIEHYAKLCSDKCLSTKYNYGTGITKLMQFLKSHPILDEGTYYFFLGFSMYLIIGLPLQWYLYLVLIFGYSI, encoded by the exons ATGGAAAGTAGCAATGAAG GATATAAGTTTCTGGTTAAGAATGGGACAGAAATTATTGACAAAATAGCTAAGGACCCACTGACCATGGCTGTTGCGTTGCGAGCAAAAGGGTTTGTATCAGACGAAGTGGTGAGTGAAGTCAATGAACTGAATGAAACTAGCAAGAGTAAAGCAAGGAGGCTATACAACGAAGCCAAGAAAGAAGTACACCACTACCCGTACAAATACCAAGTGTTTATGGACATTCTTGAAAGACATGACTTACAAGTAGAGATAActaagaaaaagaaaaagt TGGTTGACTACTGCAAAGGTTGCCTTACGATTTTCGGCATAATTCTGATTGGCATTGTTCTAATGTATTTCATAGCGCAAAAAACAAAGTTAGTGAGATATTCAGAAACCCTACCATATCCTTCAAACAACTTTGTCGGACGTGAAAACGAACTACAAAACTTAACTGAGCAATTAAAGTTCGATGACAGTACTGTACGAGTTCTGAACATCATAGGCCCTCCAGGATTTGGAAAATCAACGCTAGCAATCCACCTCGGACATAGACTTATCGATCAAAAGGTGCATGTCTACTATATCAACATGGCTGAGTTTTTGGATAGGAATGTTAAAGTAGTACTAGCCGAAAAGATTCTTGGAAGTAAGAAGCGTCTAAGCTTTGACAAACTTTTAAAGTGGGTTAGAGAGAAAAATGGAGAAAAATTTGTCTTTATTCTTGATAACTGTGATGAGATACTAAACGAACAAGCGAAACGTTTCCAACAAATGATCATGAAAATCATTCAAGCATCTACCACCGTCAAAATTATTACAACAAGCAGAGAATTTACACTGGGCCTTGAGTATTATTCGTACCAACTAAGGGAGCTAAGCCCTGATGGAGCTATATCACTATTAGATCAAAAATTGTCTCATTTATCACTATCGTTAAAGGAAAAAGAGAGAATAGCTGAATTAACAGGAAACGTTCCTCTAGCACTTCATATTGTGGCATCTTTGCTCCTTCAACCACACCCCCCATCGCCAGCAAAAGTTATCGAAGAACTTGAAAATGACCCACTAAATGTACTGAGTCCACAAGAGCTTCCTGCAGAGCATCAACTAAACGCATCCATCAGTCTGTCATACAAGTACCTGGAAAAAAGTCATAGAAGAGCTGCCTATTTTTTATCACTATTTCCCGGGTCTTTTTCAAAAACATCAGCAATCGGTGTATGCTTAGAATATCAAAAGTCTAAAGGCATTGTCAGTGACTGCGCTTTACTGAGTGACAGTATATTGAAGAACTTAGTCCATCTCTCTCTTTTAGAGTATAATGAACGAAGTAAGCGTTATCTGTATCACCGATTAATAAAAGAGTATTTTGTGGCCAAAATAACTGAAAATGACAATGCAAACATTAGCAGAGAGTTTATGGTAGGTTTTAGGTACCACTTTTTAAAGGAGCTACATCAACATACGATTGACTTTGAAACAAAATATATTAATTCTCTAAAATTTTTGGATGCTGAGAGGCACAATATACACAGCTTGCTCAGAGACATTACAGACCCAGGCAAACTCCCGAGACGCTCTTTATTGCTCACAATTGATTCAGTAACGCATGCACTACAAGTAGGTTATTTGAACTGTCGTTTTACAACAAAGGAATTACGATCTGTTCTTAGGCCTACACTTGATTATTTGGATACCAATGTAAGGTTATTTCTGCTACGTGCTGGTACAAAAGAAAGTCGCGATCTAAACGACAAACCTTTGTTACTGAAGGAGTTCTACCAGCGTACATACATTGAACTACTTATAATGTATTCTGAGCTAATTGAAAATAAAAAAACTGCTTCAGCATTTATGGAAAAAAGAAAAGGGATGGTTGAATTACTGACTAATGATGTTGGATCGTACGCAGATAAGGGGTTTGGCATTAATGACCCTAGACTTAGCCCAAATGCACTAGTACTATCAGTTATTTCAAGACACCGTTCCTTTTTTAGAAGCCTTGGAGACCTTTACCTCGCACTAAATGAACATTCAATGGTTGTTCAGTGTCACCTTCGGCTCGTTAAAGGTGCTGAAGATTGTGAAGAAAAACACTGCTTATACAATGAAATTGCATTAATGTACTGGGATGCCAGAAACTATGAAGATGCTGCTCAATTTTTCGAGCTTTCACTACAACATGATTTAAACAGTGAAATTTCAAAAGCTGATACTTTAATGAAATTGATCCCTTCATACAAGTTACTTGAAAGCAACGAGTGGTTTTGGGAGAGGAAGAAAGAACAAGGAGCCATTGATCGCCTATTGGATGTGTGCAAACAAATCAGGAACATGGAAGATGACCTGGCTATAGTCAACCACTGGGACGTCATTGTGCGAATCATAACAGTTTTAAAAGAAGGTGGCATAGATGTTGAGTTTATTAAAGATCGGATGTTTTCAGCAATGTCAGCACCAAAAATACAGTTTCAGCTACAACCAAAGAATGCTCTTAAACTTTTAAATATTGCTCAGAAAAATGATTCCAGAACTGTTGAATGGGGATTACTTTTACTAAAATCGCTTAAAAACTACAACAATTTTTCTACCAATGAGCAACATGAGGTTTTGGATATGCGCCTAAAAGTATCTCTTGCATTACTTTCAACCAACCGTACCGAGGGAATCGAAGGTATAGAGAACATTTATAGACGAATTATGGAGAGTGATGATACCCAAAAAGAGAGTTTAAAAGATCTACGCAGGCATACTTGTTCAAGCTTAATACTGGCATCTAAATCGTTAGGAATTATCAACAAGTACATTTATCCCTGCTATAAGGATAGTGTTTTGACTCTCATAGAATTTGTCCCTAAACTTTATCTTTACAAATTTCCAACAAAATTCCCGAAGCATCTTGCATATGCCATCTTTGTTATTCCACTGGATAGACATACTTTCAGTTATGAGAGGCAAGACGTGTTCAAAACTGCTAAAAGGCAACAACAAACAAGAAGTAGTGATATGATATCTCTTGAGCCTAATGGAATCGCAGACATTCTCAACATTCAGATAGAATGGAACTTTCTCTACTATCATACATGGTGTAACCAACTCGAAACTATCTGGAAAACTCTCAAATCTGATATACTGCTAATTATCATCAATGTAGCATCTGTGCTAGTCCGGCTTTGGATATTTTTGACTGCTCTTTTCACCTACTTGGGGTTTGCATTAATATACCTCTCATTGTATCTTGACTATTTCCAAATTGTACTCTATACAATTATTCTAAATGACAGCACATCAAGGACGTGCACGTTATACTTCATTATCGGCTATAGTAATGTGCTAATATTTCTATCTAAACTCCTATCACGGTGTTTGCAAAATTCTTGGGGATATTTTTGGATTGAATCATACATTCGAGTCTCTCCTTACAACTTGGCACAGGTACATCCATTTCGAATTGAACACTATGCCAAATTATGTTCAGACAAGTGCCTTTCtactaaatataattatggcactgGAATTACTAAGTTAATGCAGTTTTTAAAATCTCATCCAATTCTTGATGAAGGAACATATTATTTTTTTCTAGGATTTTCTATGTATCTCATTATAGGACTACCACTACAATGGTACTTATATTTGGTACTTATATTTGGCTATTCTATCTAA
- the LOC135337101 gene encoding uncharacterized protein LOC135337101 has protein sequence MLQRISYETLQRAAIYGAALSVSGCFLLYYQIQRNLASGPYFTEAVAAVRANKEACALLGEPVRVLALRLGDKGNRVTTEQAQVFIPVRGSKSKGQIRSYASVRNGKWELDKVVLELKNRPEKSINILDTHGLN, from the exons ATGTTGCAGAGGATTTCTTATGAGACTCTCCAGAGGGCAGCCATTTATGGAGCTGCACTCTCTGTGTCTGGCTGCTTCCTACTCTACTACCAAATACAGA GAAACTTAGCCTCAGGGCCCTACTTTACTGAGGCAGTGGCGGCTGTGAGAGCTAACAAGGAGGCGTGTGCGTTGCTGGGGGAACCAGTGAGGGTGCTGGCTCTGAGACTAGGGGACAAGGGGAACAGGGTCACCACTGAACAGGCACAG GTATTCATTCCAGTGCGTGGTTCCAAGTCTAAAGGTCAAATTCGATCCTATGCTTCTGTACGGAATGGGAAATGGGAATTGGACAAAGTTGTTCTGGAACTAAAAAATAGGCCGGAAAAGAGCATTAATATCTTGGACACACACGGACTGAACTGA
- the LOC135337224 gene encoding uncharacterized protein LOC135337224 yields the protein MDSGWRDNRKKAKDFGSNVIDLERQNSRTSWPESLPDFVSKGAARKEDDLKSYYPHIYELLDIDKLYPHLCREGLLNVTEQNELTKHERTREQKISKLLTILSHDGSDAQRQFVDCVGQVSGDDAKQNELYKILLNRDISMKEEHNNYWTVFIIAAAVSLVLLTLIFFVKYPGAFNFFDQYQSKSLIHPSKIFVGREQEMSKLMDMLDFRSDADVRIVNIVGSPGFGKSTLAVHVGDQMVRQGVEVHYVNMDEYQGQDIDIQIELAETILRAADYSLDRYTFEDLIKWLRNLFWNSLIIIG from the exons ATGGATTCCGGATGGAGAGACAACCGTAAAAAAGCTAAAGATTTCGGAAGCAATGTCATCGATTTGGAGAGGCAAAATAGCCGTACTTCTTGGCCTGAGTCACTCCCAGATT TTGTTTCCAAAGGAGCAGCTCGAAAAG AAGATGACCTGAAGTCCTATTACCCTCACATCTATGAGCTGCTAGACATCGACAAGTTGTATCCGCACCTTTGTCGAGAGGGTCTACTAAATGTCACAGAGCAAAATGAACTAACCAAGCATGAGCGAACCAGGGAGCAAAAAATTAGCAAACTACTGACAATTTTATCTCATGATGGATCTGATGCTCAGAGACAGTTTGTGGATTGTGTGGGACAAGTGTCAGGGGATGATGCCAAGCAGAACGAATTGTACAAGATTCTTTTAAACAGAGATATTTCAATGAAAG AAGAGCACAACAATTACTGGACTGTTTTCATCATTGCTGCAGCAGTATCATTGGTATTACTGACATTGATATTCTTTGTTAAGTACCCTGGTGCCTTTAATTTTTTTGATCAATATCAGTCAAAAAGTCTAATACATCCTTCAAAAATATTTGTGGGACGAGAGCAAGAAATGTCCAAGTTGATGGATATGCTAGACTTTCGTAGTGACGCAGACGTTAGAATTGTAAACATTGTGGGTTCCCCAGGGTTTGGCAAATCAACCCTAGCTGTTCACGTGGGAGACCAAATGGTTAGGCAAGGGGTCGAAGTGCATTATGTCAATATGGACGAGTATCAAGGACAAGATATCGATATACAAATAGAGCTTGCGGAAACAATTTTAAGAGCGGCTGATTATTCTTTAGATAGGTACACTTTCGAAGACTTGATAAAATGGCTAAGAAATTTGTTCTGGAATTCTCTAATCATTATTGGATGA